A single region of the Brassica rapa cultivar Chiifu-401-42 chromosome A03, CAAS_Brap_v3.01, whole genome shotgun sequence genome encodes:
- the LOC103857853 gene encoding patatin-like protein 6, which produces MQRVHNKAPSATVKHHLIKQSNNGGATAAAEMQEPSIETDKLSYEIFSILESKFLFGYDDDPKLMESRSRDPSPEQETSPTAVNGVVPGSIKNQRGKVCVLSIDGGGMRGIIPGKALAYLEQALKLKSGDPNARIADYFDVASGSGVGGIFTAMLFASNDGDRPIFKADDTWRFLAKNGKSFYKSQPGKILNRVMKTGSGSKLEKSMKESFAELTLKDTLKPVLIPCYDLTSSAPFLFSRADALETDGYDFKLWEVCRATWAEPGVFEPVEMRSVDGKTRCVAVDGGLAMSNPTSAAITHVLHNKQEFPFVRGVEDLLVLSLGTGQLVDVKYECDKVMKWKAKQWARPAVRISADGAADTVDQAVSMAFGQCRRSNYVRIQADGSSFGPCKPNVDTDASPSNVNMLVGVAEEMLKQKNVESVLFGGKKINEESNFEKLDWLAGELVLEHQRRSCRIAPTVAFKQSTDRRSDQKTIFKDIDCMF; this is translated from the exons ATGCAAAGAGTACACAATAAAGCTCCGTCGGCGACTGTTAAGCATCATTTAATCAAACAGAGCAACAACGGCGGAGCCACGGCGGCTGCGGAGATGCAAGAACCGAGCATCGAGACTGATAAGCTCAGCTACGAGATCTTCTCCATTCTCGAAAGCAAGTTTCTTTTCGGGTACGACGACGACCCGAAGCTCATGGAGTCTCGGAGCAGAGACCCGAGTCCAGAGCAAGAAACATCACCGACTGCTGTAAACGGCGTCGTTCCGGGATCCATCAAGAACCAGAGAGGGAAAGTCTGTGTTTTGAGCATCGACGGTGGCGGAATGAGAGGGATCATACCCGGAAAGGCTTTGGCTTATCTTGAGCAAGCGCTGAAGTTGAAGTCGGGCGACCCGAACGCCCGTATCGCTGATTACTTCGACGTCGCTTCCGGCTCCGGCGTCGGCGGGATCTTCACGGCGATGCTTTTCGCTTCTAACGACGGTGACCGTCCGATCTTCAAAGCGGATGACACGTGGAGGTTTTTAGCCAAGAACGGTAAAAGCTTTTATAAATCTCAACCGGGGAAGATACTAAACCGGGTTATGAAAACCGGGTCCGGTTCGAAGCTCGAGAAGTCCATGAAGGAGTCGTTCGCTGAGCTGACCCTCAAGGACACGCTTAAACCTGTTCTGATTCCTTGTTACGACCTCACGAGCTCTGCACCGTTCCTTTTCTCGCGCGCCGACGCGTTGGAAACGGACGGCTACGATTTCAAGCTGTGGGAAGTTTGTAGAGCCACGTGGGCCGAGCCGGGAGTGTTTGAGCCTGTGGAGATGAGATCAGTGGATGGTAAAACACGGTGCGTTGCGGTTGATGGTGGTTTGGCTATGAGTAATCCGACGTCTGCGGCGATCACTCATGTGTTGCATAATAAGCAAGAGTTTCCGTTTGTTAGAGGCGTTGAGGATTTGCTTGTGTTGTCACTTGGTACGGGGCAGTTGGTGGATGTGAAGTATGAATGTGATAAGGTTATGAAATGGAAGGCTAAGCAATGGGCTCGACCCGCTGTTCGCATTTCTGCGGATGGCGCGGCTGATACTGTGGACCAGGCCGTTTCTATGGCGTTTGGTCAGTGTAGAAGGAGTAACTATGTCCGTATTCAG GCGGATGGGTCAAGCTTCGGTCCATGCAAACCAAACGTAGACACAGACGCTAGTCCAAGCAATGTGAATATGCTTGTGGGAGTAGCAGAGGAGATGTTGAAGCAGAAGAACGTGGAATCGGTTCTGTTTGGTGGTAAGAAAATCAATGAAGAAAGCAATTTCGAGAAGCTGGACTGGTTAGCCGGTGAACTCGTGCTTGAACACCAGAGGAGGAGTTGCAGAATTGCTCCCACTGTAGCATTCAAACAATCCACCGACAGAAGAAGTGATCAGAAGACGATTTTCAAGGATATTGATTGTATGTTTTGa
- the LOC103860049 gene encoding putative hydrolase EbsB, which translates to MAQPPQNPNRSKPLIRLEPIPRAPDLRVIFTDAAWNPLTGNAGFGWIVDDLVSPSQYAANATFVSSPLMAETLAVLKAITFAQSRGMASILILSDSQVLINTINRRELLLEIYGPLCDIYHLLLSFMSYVFKFIPRSENSRADSVAKQALWAMQN; encoded by the coding sequence ATGGCACAGCCTCCCCAAAATCCAAACCGATCGAAACCTTTGATCAGACTCGAACCAATCCCTAGAGCTCCCGATCTACGCGTCATCTTCACCGATGCAGCATGGAACCCACTGACGGGAAACGCAGGCTTTGGTTGGATCGTTGATGATCTGGTCTCGCCATCACAATATGCAGCGAATGCGACCTTCGTCTCATCGCCTCTCATGGCAGAAACTCTGGCTGTCCTTAAAGCCATAACCTTTGCTCAATCACGCGGTATGGCCTCGATCCTCATCCTCTCAGACTCCCAAGTTCTCATCAACACAATCAACAGGAGGGAGTTATTGCTTGAGATCTATGGACCGCTCTGTGATATCTACCACCTGCTTCTCTCATTTATGTCGTATGTGTTTAAGTTTATTCCCCGTTCAGAAAACTCTAGAGCAGATTCTGTAGCAAAGCAGGCCCTTTGGGCCATGCAAAACTAA